The Amycolatopsis jiangsuensis nucleotide sequence AGGCGTGGTCCAGCGGCGGACCGGGCACGCCGTCGTCGTCGAAGACCTGCGCCGCGTGCAGGGTGGCCACGAAGCCGAGCTCGCGCAGCAGCGCGGCGAACAGGCCGTTCAGCTCGTAGCAGAATCCGCCGCGGTGGTGGCGCACGATCTTGTCGAACAGTGCTTCCTCGGTCAGCTCGATCGTCTCGCCGAGGTGCACGCTCAGGTTCTCGAACGGGACCCGGGCGAGATGGCGCTCCTGCAGCACACGCAGGGCGGCCAGATCGGCCGCGGCGGGCACCGGCAGGTCCAGGCGGGCGAGGTAGGCGTCGACGTCCATGCACCCACTCTCACACCTCGAGTGCACTCGAGGTCAAGCGAAATACGAACGGGGCCCCTCCGGATGGAGGAGCCCCGTTCGGCTGAAAGCGTGACGCGCTCAGCTCAGCAGCAGACCGTTGCCGCCGGCGACCGCGTTGTCGAAGCGCTTGCTGATCTCCGCCCAGTTGAAGACGTTCCACAGGGCCTTGACGTAGTCCGGCTTCACGTTCTTGTAGTCCAGGTAGAACGCGTGCTCCCACACGTCGACCAGCAGGATCGGCACGGTCGGCAGGATCAGGTTGTTGTGGTGGTCGCGCAGCTGCTGGGTGATCAGCGTCTTGCCGATCGGGTCCCAGGAGAGCGCGCCCCAGCCGTTGCCCTGGATCGTGGTGGACACCGCGGTGAACTGGGCCTTGAACTTGTCGAACGAGCCGAACGCCTCGTCGATTGCGGCGGCCAGCTCACCGGTCGGCTTGTCGCCGCCTTCCGGGGAGAGGATCTTCCACCAGACGACGTGGTTGGCGTGCCCCGCGAGGTTGAACGCCAGCGTGGTCTCGAGGCCGACGATCGAACCGAAGTCGTTCGCTTCGCGAGCCGCCTCCAGCTTGTCCAGCGTGTCGTTCGCGCCCTTGACGTAGGTCGCGTGGTGCTTGCTGTGGTGCAGCTCGTTGATCTCGCCCGAGATGTGCGGCGCGAGGGCGCCGTAGTCGTAGTCGAGTTCGGGCAGCTCGTAGCGGGCCATTGGCCCTCCTAACTGTCTTCGACGCAAGTTCGTACTGTCGAACCTAGTAGCACACCGGGGTTCCCGGCGAGCGGGGGCAGTGTCGTCCCACGGACCGACACGGCGTACCCGCACGCGGGCGATGTGAAACCGAGCCTCGTACCTCCAGCTAGCTGGAGGTCAACGTGGTGTGACCGGGTTCATCCCTCCGCGGCCGCACCCAGCTCCAGTTCGGTGGCCAGCTCGTCGAAGATCGCGATGTTGTGTTCGAACGCGACGGTGCATTCGCCGATCACCCGGTCGCGTTCCGCGTCGGTCCATGGTGCCACGTCGAGCTTCGCCCGGTACCGGTCCCGAAACGCGGGCGCGCTGCCGATCGCGTCGAAGTGGTAGAAACGCGCGCCGTCGGCGGTCAGCCCGAACTTCTTCTCCAGCAGCCGCCGGATGGCCTGGCCGCCGGCGATGTCGCCGAGGTAGCGGGTGTAGTGGTGGGCGACGTAGCCGCCGGCCCAGCCGGACGCCTCGGCGATCCGCGCGGTGT carries:
- a CDS encoding superoxide dismutase, yielding MARYELPELDYDYGALAPHISGEINELHHSKHHATYVKGANDTLDKLEAAREANDFGSIVGLETTLAFNLAGHANHVVWWKILSPEGGDKPTGELAAAIDEAFGSFDKFKAQFTAVSTTIQGNGWGALSWDPIGKTLITQQLRDHHNNLILPTVPILLVDVWEHAFYLDYKNVKPDYVKALWNVFNWAEISKRFDNAVAGGNGLLLS
- a CDS encoding biliverdin-producing heme oxygenase, with protein sequence MSMTADLDAPPFSKRLRASTWTVHQKANHSRYMGALFGGELPLAGYTRLAVQYYFIYRAIERASDAMTADAVGREFVFDELRRLPALESDLAHLLGPGWRTEIRPLPATEAYTARIAEASGWAGGYVAHHYTRYLGDIAGGQAIRRLLEKKFGLTADGARFYHFDAIGSAPAFRDRYRAKLDVAPWTDAERDRVIGECTVAFEHNIAIFDELATELELGAAAEG